Genomic DNA from Pseudomonas helmanticensis:
GCAGGCTTTACCCAGACCTTTGGATTTCAGGTACGAGGTCGGGTAGAGCATTTCCTGCATGCCCGGGCCGCCTTTCGGGCCTTCGTAGCGAATGATGACGATGTCGCCAGCCTTCACTTCGTCGGCGAGGATGCCGCGTACGGCGCTGTCCTGGCTTTCGAAGATCTTCGCGTTGCCTTCGAAGACGTGGATCGACTCGTCGACGCCGGCGGTTTTCACCACACAGCCGTCGAGGGCGATGTTGCCGTACAGCACGGCCAGGCCACCTTCTTGCGAATAGGCGTGTTCAAAGCTGCGGATGCAACCGTTCTCACGGTCGTCATCGAGGGTTTCCCAACGAGTCGACTGGCTGAACGCGGTCTGCGTCGGGATACCGGCAGGACCGGCCTTGAAGAAGTGATGCACAGCTTCATCGTCGGTCTGGGTGATGTCCCATTTGGCGATGGCTTCTTCCATGCTGCGGCTGTGCACGGTCGGCAGGTCGGTGTGCAGCAGACCGCCGCGGGCCAGCGAACCGAGGATGCTGAAGATGCCGCCGGCGCGGTGCACGTCTTCCATGTGGTACTTCTGGATGTTCGGCGCGACCTTGCACAACTGTGGAACGGTGCGCGAGAGGCGGTCGATGTCGCGCAGGTCGAAATCGATTTCGGCTTCCTGGGCGGCCGCGAGCAAGTGCAGGATGGTGTTGGTCGAACCGCCCATGGCGATGTCGAGCATCATCGCGTTCTCGAACGCCTTGAAGTTGGCGATGTTGCGCGGCAATACCGACTCGTCGTTCTCGCCGTAGTAACGCTTGCACAGCTCGACGATGGTGCGGCCGGCCTGCAGGAACAATTGCTCGCGATCACTGTGGGTGGCGAGGGTCGAACCGTTGCCCGGCAATGCCAGACCCAGTGCTTCGGTCAAGCAGTTCATCGAGTTGGCGGTGAACATGCCGGAGCACGAACCACAGGTCGGGCAGGCGCTACGCTCGTACTCGGCGACTTTCTCGTCAGAAGCGCTTTCGTCGGCGGCGATCACCATGGCGTCGACGAGGTCGAGGCCGTGGGAGGCGAGTTTGGTCTTGCCGGCTTCCATCGGGCCGCCGGAAACGAAGATCACCGGAATGTTCAGGCGCAAGGCAGCCATCAACATGCCCGGGGTGATCTTGTCGCAGTTGGAGATGCAGACGATGGCGTCGGCGCAGTGGGCGTTGACCATGTACTCGACGGAGTCGGCGATGATCTCGCGGCTCGGCAGCGAATAGAGCATGCCGTCGTGACCCATGGCGATGCCGTCATCCACGGCGATGGTGTTGAATTCTTTCGCTACACCGCCGGCGCGTTCGATTTCACGGGCGACCAGTTGGCCCAGGTCTTTAAGGTGCACGTGGCCCGGTACGAACTGGGTGAACGAGTTGGCAATGGCGATGATCGGCTTTTTGAAGTCGTCATCTTTCATCCCGGTGGCGCGCCACAATGCGCGGGCGCCGGCCATGTTGCGGCCGTGGGTGGATGTTTTCGAACGATAATCTGGCATGGAGCACTCCGGGCGGCTAATCACTTACTAATCAGGTGCAAAAGGGGAGTGAGCTTCTATTGACGTCTGGAACACTCAGAAAATGACCGGGTGTCCGGAAGTTGCCGATGACGTTGCGGGATCGCCGCTGGTCTCAGCCCGAGCTCATAAACCCGCCGGGGGATGAATGGCGATGAATCAGCCGATTCTACACCGCTGGCGTCTGGAGGGAATGGCGCAAAGCGTTGTTGCAGTGCCAACGAAGCGTGCGGGATGACGACCGGCAGGTTTATTCGCTGCCGGGTTGGGTCATGGCCTCGGCGCCGGGGATCGTGGCACGCCGCCGAATCCAGCTGTTGAGTGCCAGCGCAACGCTGCTCAACAGAACAAAACTGTAACCCAGCGTCGATTGCAGGTTGGCCGGACTCAGGCTGATCAACGCGCTGATCAATCCGCCACAGATAAAGATGATCGTGCTGCCCGCCGAAGCCGAGGTGCCGGCGATTTCCGGGAACAGACGCATGGCGCCAGAAGTGGCGGCCGGGCGCGCAATGGTGGTGCCGGCGGTACAGATCAGCATCGGGATCAGTACGGTGGCAGGCGCCAGCGCAAAGTTCGACGACAGATAAAGCATCGCCAGTCCCGACAGCAGAATCAGGCTCAAACCCACAGTGATTTGCTTACCGGGCGAAATCCTGCGGGTCAGGACCGTGGCAACAATGCCGCCAACGATATAGGCGGCGCCGTAGATCAGCAGGATCAGCGAAAAGTCATAGGGCGCGAGTTGCAGGCGGTCCATGAAGATCAGCGGCGAGATCACGATGAACGAGAAATGGCAGGCGAAAGCGAACGCCGATATGAGCCAATAGCTGACGAACTCGACATCCCCCAATACCCGTCGATAGGACTGAACGAAGCCCGGGTGTGGGCCATTGTGGATCGGGCGACTGCCGTCCAGAAACAGCCAGGCCTTGATCAGCACCACGCCTGCCAGGGCGATGAACACCCAGAAGCTGCCGCGCCAGCCGAGGGTGGCTTGCAGGAAGGTGCCGGCTAAAGGTGACAGCGAAATGAAAATTCCCGTGGCGGTCACCATCAGGATACGCAGACGATCACGTTGTTCACCTTCGAACAGATCCTGGACCAGTGCCTGAGACAGTACGAAGCAGCCGCAGCCCAACGCCTGCATGACCCGGAATATCAGGAACAGCGTGTAATCAGCGGTAAGTACGCAACCGAGGGCGCCGAGCATCGAGATCATCATGCCGGCAAGCAGCAGGCCCTTACGCCCGATCACGTCCGATAACGGCCCGATCAGCAACTGCGCAAAGGCGATGCCCATGGCGAACAGACTGATCGACAGTGCGATGTCCGTTGGCGTATTGCCGAAATGTTCGGCCAGGGCTGGAAAGGAAGGCAGCAAAACATCCAGCGGAAAAACCCCCAGCAGCACCATCGCCATCAGCAGACTTACGGCAGCGCGTTGTTGGCGGACGCTTGCCGCAGATTTTCCTTCATCCATCGATCAGTCCTGCCTTGGCGAAAAGTTTCTGGTTGTCGGGAAGTGCAAAGAATCCGGCGTTTTTCAGTGCGTCGAGTGTTGCCGTCGCCCCCGTTTTGGCGCGTTGCCGGCTGGCTTGTGCATCGGCCAGACCGTCGACTATTTCCTTGATAGTGCTTTCGGCGATACCGGCGCCGCGCAGGCTTTGTTGCAACCAGCGTGGGTCGACTTCGAAGAACAGGCCGATGACCTCCAGTAGCAGCTTGGCGCTGAAGGTGCGTTGACGGCTGTTCAGCGTCAGCCACAAGTAATGGAACACTTCGGCGAAGTAGCGGCTGTGGCGCGCCTCGTCGGCGAGATGATCGCGCAACATGTCACTCACGCTGGAGACCAGGCTGTCACGACAGGCATCCAGCAGCTCCCGGGCAATGATGGTTTCCGAGACGAAGCCAAGCAGAAACCAGGCCAGCGGGCGGTTGCCTTGAGGTGTGCGGGCGATCAGGGAATTCAATCGGCTGATGCGCAGCGGCATCACCGGGCGATCAACGATGGCATACCGGCTGGCTATCTGTTCGGCGAGTCGGTTGGAGAACAGTGCGTGGTAGCCCTCATCGGTATATAGCTGCAGGGCAGCATTTTTCATCCGCGCGGGAATGTAGGCCGGCAACTCACCGTGGATGATGGTTTCGACGGCGCGGTTGACGATGCGGTGTTCGAGCAGCGTGGTGTAGTCGAGAAAGTGCACCAGATGGTTGGCTGCCAACCGGTGCCGGACAGCGGCGCCCGCAGCCTGAATGGCCGGATGCGCCAGGTATGGCAGAAATGCCGGCGGAAACCAGTGGCGGGTCTCCAGTTGTTGTTCAACGTCTTCCGGCAACAGGAAGTCGTGCTGGCTGGTGCGTACCGAGGCACGGTTGTTCCAGTCGCCAAGGGTGAAGCGTAGTGCCCAGGCAGCAGGTGCCTCCATTGGAGCGCACGGCAGCGCACTCATGTGCTGGCCTCCTGCAACAGAGCCTGAATTTCCTCACACATGGCCTGACCATCACTGGCGCCGCAGCCGACGAAGAACAGCGGTTGTTCCGCGCTGCCTGCAATCTTCAGCAGTGTCTCGACCTGCTCATCAGCAAAGGCGCCCGTCAGCCAGGTACCAAGACCCAGTGCAGTGGCAACCAATTGAAACGACTGCGAGAGGTGACCCGCTTCGACGAACGCCATGCGGTAGGCGCGCGAGTGTTCGTATTTCCACCAGAGCTTGTCGAATCGTGCGGTGATGAACAGTCCCAGCGGCAGGTTGTTGATGAAATGCTGACCGCCGAGCAGATGACCCAGCGCCGCTTCAGGCAGCGGGTTGATCAGGCTCAGGCAATGTTCAGCCGGGTGATAGGCGTAGATGCCGGGCTCAAGACCGCTGACATTCTGTGCCAGGACAAAACCCTCACAGGCATTCAGGCCTCCGCCCGAAGGACTGCTGCGACGTGCATCGAGCCCGGCGGCAATGTTGTCGTCGCGGTCATGTTCACGTTCGTGCAGAAAGCCCAGGGAAAGGTAGAGCAGGGTGGCGAGGTCATTCAGGGTGATCGCTTCACCGGTATAGGATCGGCAGGTTTTACGCTGCAACAGTACGCTGCCGAGTCGGGTATCGGTCAGCACGCCGGGAGCGGGCAACGCGATGCGTTGATCGGCGGCCAACATAGGGCGTTCATCTTCGGGGCAGGGTTTGCTCAGTACTTCGTTGCAATGGCTCAGGTATTGACTGGACCACTCCTGGATATTCTGTGGGGGGTGTTCGCAGGGGATGTTTTGCGTACCGATATGGTAAATCTTCGACAGTTCATCCCATCCCCATGTTGGGCTGTCTATTTTTGAAGTGGTCAGTATTCCTGCGTTCAGAAGTTGCGTGTCTATTATGTTGCAATTATCAAATGCGTTCGGGTTTGATATAAGTTTGGCAAGGCGAGTTGCATAACCAAGATCAAGTTCGTGTTGGACGTGGTCTTTGTAGTTCCAGACTATCAGTCCGGGTGTGCGCGGCAATATGAATAGGTACGGATTGATGTGCATGATCAACGCTTCGCTCTGGAATAATGTCGGAAGGACGCTGGGGGGCCGGCACTCCCCGGCGTCCTGACTTACTTATCGGACTTTAGGTGCAACCAGAAAAGCCAGGTTTGCGATTTTGTTGGTTTCCAGAGTAATTGCTTTCATAGTGTGAACTCCTTGTTCATCAAGATTGATGCCACCTCGTGGTGACAACTTAATCATAGTTTGTAATTGATTATTGGCAAGCGAATGTTAAGTAGGAAAAATCCAGTAATGTTGTCGGAGTCATCGCGTCAAGACGCAAACTGTGTAAGTTATATATCGCAGGATTTAAGATGCGCGGAAATTTCCTGCAAGGTCACAGGAAGTTATTTGTAGGAGTTGAAAGTCTGAAGGGTATTGTCGACGGCATTGCACCGCCTGAAAGCAAGCGCGGAGCCCGTGGGCTCCGCGCTTTCAGGCCGATCAGCTATTAGGCAGCAGACGGCAGGTGATGCTCTTGATATAGCGGGTTTCGGCGATGGCCGGGTGCACCGGGTGATCCGGGCCCTGACCGCCGCGCTCGAGCATCTGGATGTTGCGATCCAGGTGACGGGCGCTGGTCAGCAGGATGTTCTGCAGGTCATCTTCCGGCAGGTGCATCGAGCACGAAGCGCTGACCAGAATGCCGTCCTTGTTGAGCAGGCGCATGGCTTGCTCGTTCAGGCGACGGTAGGCGCCTTCGCCGTTTTTCATGTCCTTCTTGCGTTTGATGAACGCCGGAGGATCGGCAACGATCACGTCGAAGCGCTCTTCGCTGGCTTTCAGCTCTTTCAAGGCTTCGAAAACGTCACCTTCGATGCAGGTCATCTTGTCGGCGAAACCGTTCAGTGCCGCGTTACGCTCGACGCCGTCGAGGGCGAAGGCCGAAGCGTCGACGCAGAACACTTCGCTGGCGCCGAATGCCGCTGCCTGCACACCCCAGCCACCGATGTAGCTATAGAGGTCGAGGACGCGTTTGCCTTTGGCGTAAGGCGCCAGGCGTGCGCGGTTCATGCGGTGGTCGTAGAACCAGCCGGTTTTCTGGCCCTGGATGACCGGTGCTTCGAACTTCACCCCGTTCTCTTCCAGCGCAACCCACTCCGGCACCAGGCCGAACACGGTTTCGACGTAGCGGTTGAGGCCTTCGGCGTCACGCGCGGCGGAGTCGTTCTTGAACAGAATACCGCTTGGCTTGAGCACTTGGGTCAGTGCTGCGATGACGTCATCCTTGTGCGCTTCCATGGTCGCGGAAGCGATCTGCACGACGAGGATGTCACCGAAACGGTCGACAACCAGGCCTGGCAACAGGTCGGAATCACCGTAAACCAGGCGATAGAACGGCTTGTCGAACAGACGCTCGCGCAGCGACAAGGCGACGTTGAGGCGATGCACGAGCAGGGATTTGTCCAGCGGCAGTTTGATGTCGCGCGACACCAGACGGGCGCAGATCAGGTTGTTCGGGCTCATCGCCACGATGCCCAGGGTCTTGCCGCCGGCGGCTTCGAGAATCGCCTGATCGCCGGCCTTGAAGCCGTGCAACGGGGTGGCGGCTACATCGATTTCGTTGCTGTAGACCCACAAGTGGCCGTTGCGCAGGCGACGGTCGGCATTGGCTTTGAGGCGCAGGCTTGGCAGGGACATGACGTCGCTCCGGAAAAAAGAGCGGGAGTATAGCGTGTTGAGTGTGGTGTCGGGTTTGGCGTGCGATGAAACGCTGATGGCCTCTTCGCGAGCAAGCCCGCTCCCACATTTGAAATGCATTCCCATGTGGGAGCGGGCTTGCTCGCGAAGACAGCCTTGAAAGCTAGGCAGACAGTGTATCGATCAGCGCTTTGCTGAACGCCGGAATATCATCCGGCTGCCGGCTGCTGATCAGGTTGCCATCCTTGACCACTTCCTTATCCACCCAGTGCGCGCCGGCGTTCACCAGATCATCCTTGACGGTTTTATAGCTGGTCATGGTCTTGCCGTTGACCAGCCCTGACGAGATCAGCAGCCAACTGCCATGGCAGATCACTGCAATCGGCTTGCCGGCAGACGCGCCGGTCTTGACCAGATGCTGGGCATCCTGATCGATACGAATGGTATCGGAGTTCTGCACGCCGCCCGGCAGCACCACAGCGTCGTACTGTTCAATGCTGGCGGCCTGGAAAGTCTGGTCGACCTTGAAGTCGTCGGCCGGTTTGTCGTGGTTCCAGCCTTTGACCTTGCCGGCCTCGGCCGAGAGGATGTCGACCTGCGCGCCAGCCTGCTCCAGCGCCTGCTTGGGACCTGTCAATTCAACCTGTTCGAAACCATCGGTTACCAAAAAAGCGACGCGCTTGCCATTAAGTGAGGTGGCCATCGATAAGCTCCTGAGTCTGCGGGAATTTGCTGGCTCAACGGACAGAAACTGGCCATTGCGCCTTACAAAATCCGAAGCCTGAGCTTGAATGAAAGTTCCTCCGATATGCCCATCGGTGTGTCGCCCTGCAGTTTCCGGGGTTAGAATCGCCGCCTGTCCCAGAGTGTGTACTTATGTCCCAAGAGCTGACCACCGAACAGATTCAACAATCGCTGCAAGGCATCAGTGTGCCCGCGCAACCGCAGATCATGGTGGATCTGCAAATGGAGCAGTACATGCCCGACCCGGACCTGGAGGTGATCGCCAAGCTGATCGCCCAGGATCCTGGCTTGTCCGGCTCGCTGCTGAAAATCGTCAACTCGCCCTACTACGGCTTGAGCAACAAGATCACCTCGATCCAGCGTGCGGTGAACCTGTTGGGCAGCCGTTCGATCATCAACCTGATCAATGCGCAGTCGATCAAGGGCGAGATGAACGACGACACTATCGTCACCCTCAACCGGTTCTGGGACACGGCCCAGGACGTGGCGATGACTTGCCTGACCCTGGCCAAGCGCATCGGTACTCAGGCCGGTGACGAAGCTTATGCCTTGGGCCTGTTCCACGATTGCGGCGTGCCGTTGATGTTGCAGCGTTTCCCCAATTACATGTCGGTGCTGGAAAAGGCTTACGCCAATGCCAGTGCTGAATGTCGCGTGGTCGACACTGAAAACAGCGAGTTCAATACCAACCATGCGGTAGTCGGTTACTACACCGCCAAATCCTGGCGTCTGCCGGAACACGTCAGCGCCGCGATTGCCAATCACCACAATGCGTTGGCGATTTTCAGCGATGAATCATCGCGCAACAGTCAGCTGAAAAACCTGCTGGCGATCCTGAAGATGGCCGAGCACATTTGCGCGTCCTATCGAGTGCTGGGCAATCAGACCGAAGATTTCGAATGGAACGCTGTCGGGCCACTGGTACTCGATTACGTAGGGCTGTCGGATTACGACTTCGAAACCCTCAAACAAACGATCCGCGACCTCGGCGCGCATTGATTCGAGAACACCATGCCTGAATTGCCGGAAGTCGAAACCACCCGCCGCGGCATTGCCCCGCATCTGGAAGGCCAGCGGGTCAGCCGGGTGATCGTGCGTGATCGGCGCTTGCGCTGGCCGATCCCCGAAGACCTCGATGTGCGTCTGTCCGGGCAGCGCATCGTGCTGGTCGAACGACGCGCCAAGTACCTGTTGATCAATGCCGAAGTCGGCACGCTGATCAGCCATTTGGGCATGTCGGGCAATTTGCGTCTGGTCGAGGTCGGGCTGCCGGCGTTGAAGCATGAACACGTCGATATCGAACTGGAATCGGGGCTGGCGCTGCGCTACACCGACCCGCGACGTTTCGGTGCGATGTTGTGGAGTACCGATCCGCTCAATCACGAATTGCTGATTCGTCTCGGGCCGGAGCCATTGACCGATCTGTTCGATGGCGAACGTTTATTCCAGCTGTCGCGCGGGCGGTCGATGGCGGTGAAGCCGTTCATCATGGACAACGCGGTGGTAGTTGGCGTTGGCAACATCTACGCGACCGAAGCGCTGTTCGCTGCCGGGATTGATCCACGTCGCGAGGCCGGTGGCATCTCCCGTGCGCGTTATCTGAAGCTGGCCATCGAGATCAAACGCATCCTTGCCGCTGCCATTGAGCGCGGCGGTACCACGTTGCGTGATTTCATCGGTGGCGACGGGCAGCCGGGCTATTTCCAGCAAGAGCTGTTCGTCTATGGCCGTGGTGGCGAACACTGCAAGGTCTGCGGCACCGGGCTGCGCGAAGTGAAGCTGGGGCAGCGCGCCAGTGTGTTCTGCCCGCGCTGCCAGAGCTGAGGCAAAAAGCTGAAAAAGTCCTACGGTCTATAGTGAGTTGTCTCACTGTTCAGCCCGAAGGATCGTGCCATGAAATGCCTGCAAGTTCTCTTGGTGACGCTGTTGCTGTGTTCCAGTCTGGCCGTTCAGGCCACGGAAGGCGGCAGCGGCGATCCTCGTTATGCCATCCAGAATCCCCCGGCCTACGCCATGATCGGCGATTTGCTGATTGCCCGACCATTATTGGTGGTGGCAACGGTGATCGGTACGGCGGCGTTTGTCGTGTCATTGCCGTTTACCGCACTGGGTGGCGGGATTGGCGATGCGGGGCAGGCGTTGGTGGTTGATCCGGCGAAGGCGGCGTTTGTGCGGTGCCTGGGGTGTACGGGAGAGGGGTTTGAGCAGCGCGAGTGAAGGGCAAGATCAAAAGATCGCAGCCTTCGGCAGCTCCTACATGAGATCTGTGTAGGAGCTGCCGCAGGCTGCGATCTTTTTAGCGATTCAGGCCTTGCCGGTGATCAGGCGGTACTTTTCCATCAACTGCTCTTCAGTCTCCGGATGCGCCTCGTCCAGTGGAATGCAATCCACCGGGCAGACCTGCTGGCATTGTGGTTCGTCGTAGTGGCCGACGCACTGGGTGCACAGGTTCGGGTCGATCACGTAGATCTCTTCGCCCTGGGAAATGGCGGCGTTTGGGCACTCGGGTTCGCAGACGTCGCAGTTGATGCAATCGTCGGTGATGATCAGGGACATGCTAACTCCAGCCGGGGCGGCAGGCCCGGGCGCTATAAATCAATGCGCGCAATTGTGCCGCATTGGCGAGCGCAGTGCACGCGGGTGCGATCAAGGGCACTGGACTGCGATCATTTTAAGATCAAAAGATCGCAGCCTGCGGCAGCTCCTACTTTTTGAAGCGTAGGGTCAGGGCGTCGGCCACGGCGGGGTGGACGAATTTGCTGATATCGCCGCCGAGCGCGGCAATTTCCCGCACCAGCGTCGACGAAATGAACGAGTAACGTTCGGACGGTGTGAGAAACAGGCTCTCGACGTCCGGCGCCAACTGGCGGTTCATGTTGGCCAGCTGGAATTCGTATTCGAAGTCCGACACCGCGCGCAAACCGCGCAAAAACACGTTGGCATTCTGCTCTTTGGCAAAATGCGCGAGCAGCGTCGAGAAACCGACCACTTCCACGTTCGGCAGGTGTTTGGTGACCTCGCGAGCCAGTTCGACCCGTTGTTCCAGCGGGAACAGCGGGTTCTTTTTCGGGCTGGCGGCGACCGCAATGATCACGTGATCGAACAGGCGCGAGGCGCGTTCGACCAGATCGCCATGGCCCTTGGTAATAGGGTCGAAGGTACCTGGGTACAACACTCGGTTCATCGCGTCGTCCTGGCGGGAGTCCGTTGGGGAGTCGGATGGTATCGCAGCCGTCCCGGTCGGCCAAGTCGCCTTTTGCGTAAGAAAGCACTATAGACGATGAGAATATTAACGGTTTTCACGGGGTTTTCAGCCTCTCGACGAGGGCCGTCGCCAGTTGTGCGGTCAGGCCGTACACCGACAACTGCGGGTTGGCGCCGATGCTGGTGGGAAACAGCGAGCCGTCATGAATCGACAAATTACTCAGTTGATGATGACGGCCGAGGCTGTCGGTGACCGCGGTTTTCGGCTCTTCGCCCATCGCACAGCCACCCATGACGTGGGCGCTGCCGAGCCGCGTGCGGTACAACTCGAGGCTCAGACCATCGATCAGCGTGCGGGCCTCAGCCAAGGTTTTCACATAGCGGGCGTCAGCATGCATCGGCATAATCGCTTGCGCGCCGCCGGCAAACTGGATCTCGGCCATGACGTGAAAGGCCCGACGCAGACCCTCCCAGGCGTAAGACGACACTTGATAGTCGAGCACCGGCGAACCGTCGCCGCGCAACTCGACCGCGCCACCGCTGCTGTCCGGGTGGAAACCGTCGCGCAGCAACGCCAGCATCGCGTGGGTGTGCGGCAGGTCGCCCATGTGTTGCGCGCTCTCCTGGCCAAAACCGCCAAGCAAAGTCGCCGCCAGCGCAGGATGCAGCGGCGGTACTTCGAGTTTGAACGCCATTGGCCCGGTGGTGCCGTCCTTCCATTGGAAGTGGTCCGAGTAGATTGACTGCGGCGCGCCGTAAAACGGATTGACCACCTCATCAAAACGCGCGGCGGACATGTTCACCGGGTGCAGAAAGGTGCGTTTGCCAAGGTTTTTATGCGGGTCCGGTGCGTCGGAACGCAGCAGCAGTGCCGGGCTGTTGATGCCGCCGCCAGCCAGCACGTAATGCCGCGCCTTGACGGTAATGGTGCGCCCGGTAGTTTCGACGCAGCGTTCATCCATCGCCACGCAATGCAGGCCGGAAACCTTGTCGCCGCTGATCAGCAGTTTTTCCACACGTGCCAGATAAAGCAGTTCGCCGCCCTTTTCCAGGGTGGCCGGAATGGTCGTCACCATCATCGACTGCTTGGCATTGGTCGGGCAGCCCATGCCGCAATAGCCGAGGTTCCAGCAGCCGCGCACGTTGCGCGGGATCACGTGCCAGCTGTAGCCGAGTTGCTCGCAGCCCTTTCGGATCACGTCGTTGTTGGCGTTCGGCGGCACCATCCATGGGGCGACGCCGAGGCGCTGTTCCATTTTCTCGAACCATGGCGCCATCTCGGCGACGCTGTGACCTTTGACGTTGTGTTCTTTGGCCCAGTGCTCGAGCGTCGGCTCGGGCGTGCGAAAGCTCGATGTCCAGTTGATCAACGTCGTGCCGCCGACCGCGCGACCCTGCAGGATGGTGATCGCGCCGTCCTTGCTCATGCGGCCGATGCCTTCCTGATAAAGGCTGCTGTAGGCCTGGTCTTCGAGCATCTTGAAGTCGGAGCTGGTTTTCAGCGGGCCTTCTTCGATCAGCAGCACCTTGTAGCCGGCGGCACTGAGGATTTCGGCGGTGGTGCCACCGCCGGCGCCGCTGCCGATGATGGCGACATCGGCTTCAAGCGTCAGGTCGTCGGTCAGTTGCGCGCCGTTGAAGGTTTTCCAGCCTCGGGCGAGGCCTTCGCGGAAGGGGTCGGGTACGGGCATCGGTCAGGTTCTCTTGTTTTTGTTGTTTTTGCGGGCCCCTTCGCCAGGCCCGCTCCCACAGAGGAATGCGTTTCAAAATGTGGGAGCGGGCTTGCTCGCGAAAGGCGCGGCGCTGATTTCAGACGGTAGGTGGGCCCGGATAGCCGCAATGCCCCCACGATTCCGCGCGCGTGTACCAGGCCATCAGCACCATTTGCTGCAGTGAGCTGTGCCCCATTTTCAACAAACTCAATGAGCTGTTTTCCCAGCGATCGAGGAAGTTGCGCATTGCCTCGGCACTGGCGTTTTCCCAACTGCCCCAGATCCCGGTCAGCGGCCCGCGCGTCACGGCCATAGCTAGCACGTCGAACAATTGGCGGGTGAGCTTGAGCATCTCCGGCGAGAGGTGATCGAGA
This window encodes:
- a CDS encoding multidrug transporter, with protein sequence MKCLQVLLVTLLLCSSLAVQATEGGSGDPRYAIQNPPAYAMIGDLLIARPLLVVATVIGTAAFVVSLPFTALGGGIGDAGQALVVDPAKAAFVRCLGCTGEGFEQRE
- a CDS encoding YfhL family 4Fe-4S dicluster ferredoxin, producing MSLIITDDCINCDVCEPECPNAAISQGEEIYVIDPNLCTQCVGHYDEPQCQQVCPVDCIPLDEAHPETEEQLMEKYRLITGKA
- the coaD gene encoding pantetheine-phosphate adenylyltransferase, which codes for MNRVLYPGTFDPITKGHGDLVERASRLFDHVIIAVAASPKKNPLFPLEQRVELAREVTKHLPNVEVVGFSTLLAHFAKEQNANVFLRGLRAVSDFEYEFQLANMNRQLAPDVESLFLTPSERYSFISSTLVREIAALGGDISKFVHPAVADALTLRFKK
- a CDS encoding GMC family oxidoreductase encodes the protein MPVPDPFREGLARGWKTFNGAQLTDDLTLEADVAIIGSGAGGGTTAEILSAAGYKVLLIEEGPLKTSSDFKMLEDQAYSSLYQEGIGRMSKDGAITILQGRAVGGTTLINWTSSFRTPEPTLEHWAKEHNVKGHSVAEMAPWFEKMEQRLGVAPWMVPPNANNDVIRKGCEQLGYSWHVIPRNVRGCWNLGYCGMGCPTNAKQSMMVTTIPATLEKGGELLYLARVEKLLISGDKVSGLHCVAMDERCVETTGRTITVKARHYVLAGGGINSPALLLRSDAPDPHKNLGKRTFLHPVNMSAARFDEVVNPFYGAPQSIYSDHFQWKDGTTGPMAFKLEVPPLHPALAATLLGGFGQESAQHMGDLPHTHAMLALLRDGFHPDSSGGAVELRGDGSPVLDYQVSSYAWEGLRRAFHVMAEIQFAGGAQAIMPMHADARYVKTLAEARTLIDGLSLELYRTRLGSAHVMGGCAMGEEPKTAVTDSLGRHHQLSNLSIHDGSLFPTSIGANPQLSVYGLTAQLATALVERLKTP
- a CDS encoding twin-arginine translocation pathway signal protein — its product is MHPSLTETPALSRRGLLKFSLGATAFLATAGLGASLSGCSSSVAANGFVSLRDGDLLFLRALIPVMLDGAVAAEKMPAAVDGTLKSLDYSLDHLSPEMLKLTRQLFDVLAMAVTRGPLTGIWGSWENASAEAMRNFLDRWENSSLSLLKMGHSSLQQMVLMAWYTRAESWGHCGYPGPPTV